Within Pungitius pungitius chromosome 18, fPunPun2.1, whole genome shotgun sequence, the genomic segment TTACTTAACAAGCCTTCCCATCCTCCAATTCCTCCCTGGTGGCATTTATTGCTTATTACTAAGTATACCACATAGCTTTCCCGGTTGCACAATATAATACATTACTTGCAAACGCGTTTATATTCCATGTATGCTGTAGTTTTACAGACACGTTTTTTACTTCTGACTGGACAGGTACCTCAACTGAAATAAGTAAATAATTCACCAAATCTGTGTGGAACTCCATGACTTTTTTAGGCAATAAGAAACTTTACCAAAAGCATTAATTGCCACTAACCTGGGTTGAAGAGGATGATGAACTTAATGCAGGCAAACTCTTGGCGGTCCACTTTTATGATGTGAAGCTTCTCAACCAGCTCCTGTCCTCTCTGGATTAGTCCGGCCACACCAGCGTTGGAGGCCACGTCGGACAGATCCATCTGAGCCAAAGAGCACAGGTACTGACATCAGGAACTGGGCACTATGTGTGAGGCTTTGTTTTGTCACTCAGGACTCCAAAGCTCAGGAATGATTACGTTAGTGGCGAACGTGTGTCCCCTCCTGCCAACGTTCAGTTAAACACAGATTATCTTGACAGATTTTCATGCAGTTATAGTTTAAATAATCCCTCCATCTGTTTAGTAGTCCATCAAATAACTGTAACTGTCCAGAATTCCCCATCTAACTTTGAGTTGTTAGTGGGGAACCCTGAGGCCAGCAGAGGTTGCCAAACAGCAAACCGTtgcaccccccacacacacagtggaaagTGTTAAATGGCGTTAAATGGTCCTCTGCATTTTCACCAACTGTTACATCTGATTTGGAAATGATTCTAGGGTAGGCCAGTCTAAACAAGATTAGTGTAAATTTAAGGTTCATACAGATGAGATCTGTAAGAAAAGTAAGATTTggtgtcttaaaaaaaagttttaatgaGAAAGTGGAATGAAACAGGATCttcaaaataatgaatggaTACAAATGGAAATTATATGTTTTTCTGAGAAACAAAAGATAACTTCCTTCCAAGAAAAAAAGCCCTGGCGGAAAGCCCTGTGTTTGTTACTGTTGGTCATGTGACTTCTGGGTTTGCTCCAGTTATAATTACAGCTGCTAGTGGTCGCCATGTAACATGTGCAGCGCTTCTCTAGTCTTCTGACCTCTGCacgcgctttaacactacatgtcatcattcacccattcacacccatccaTGCACTAATGTTGACCATgttctggatgtagactggaccggTTCAGTTCGTTTTTTAACgaatgcgggcagccactggtaaccagtgaaggaaGCGCAGTAGTGGGGTAGTGTGGGGGAATTCAGGTTGAAGACCCttcgagctgctgcattgtggatgagctgcagagcttTGGACGGGTGGACCTGCTAGGACGTTACAACAGTCAAGGCGTGAGATGACCAGAGCCTGTACGAGAACCTTTACCTCCTGCCCAGTGACCAGTAGCAGGCTGCCTTCTTTGCCATACAGGACCTGTCTGGAGATGACATCCAGAAGCAACAGGTCACTCCAGCAGCTGTGGAGCAACTTCATCTGGTCATTCACCTTGAAGCAGAAAGAAGATCTTATATTATTCGGACCATAGATTATGCACgttatctttttctttctttctttctttttcactccTCAGATCTGCCTCGGTCCAATTCACAGGAACGGAGGCAGATAAATAAGCACAAACTTAGAGCTTTACAGAAACCTACgggtgacatcacagagagaagATCCATATCTCACACAAGGCAAGGGTCTTTATAGTCATTCTACAATGAGGTTTTAGTTCCATTTTGagacaagaaaaacacaaggagTCATACGGCCTGAGTTTAGAAGCAGCTCTGGTGGGACGGCAACTGATACTTCTGTATCTCTCTCAAGACAGCAACATGGTTGTGTCTTGGCTGGTTTTTATCTTTTCACATCATTTGAGCACTTTGCAGGATCCTCTTTTCACAGATATCACTGACGCACAGTAGATTGGTACCagtgattttcattttgaaCGCCTGCTGTAGAGCCCTCTTGCCCTCTTGTACACTTCCCAGGCCCGTTTGTAATGTTCCCGTCAcgatgcctttttatttttcaaacacttgCTCCGGCCATGCTTGAGTTATTGAGCCATTCGTCAATCAAGTTTATTGATTTATCAAGTGGGTTGAAAtcatttataatattttttgccAGTAAGCATTGAATTTAAATAGAACAAAACTCTCCATGGCCGCTTTAACACTCAACCCATTGACTTAGTTCAGAAGGACAGGGGCTGATGCTTCTATGGTATGTTCTCCCTGCATGAGAACATATGCATcaaagtcacgtgtctgcaaTAGCTCAACAGAAAATGTGAAAGTATACCATTTCTGCACCTTTCCCAATTTAATTGGActattatttcttttatttgtgaTGTCATTGGGAAATCAATCTGTCTCGGAGATGCCTTTTGTGCAGCTACAATGCTATAAAGATAGTCATCGTAGCAACAAACAAGAGCCGTCAGAAGATCTCACCTTAAGTTGTTTGAAGAAGATGGAAGTGCGAGCCCACTCAACGATGGAGAACAGCGTCTGGTCGGCCATGAGACACATCAGGCCAAAGTTGCTGGGGTTTCCGTGTTTCTCACAGTCCGTCCGCTCCTGCAGGAGGCGAGCGGTGATCTTTTTCTGAAGCTGCAGCTCATCTGGATCAGAGCGCACAAACTCCGTCACTAGCTGCGGCATCCTCAGGCCGCGCAGAGGGAGGTGTCTTGAGCATAGCTCATCTGAGTCGAATCCCGCGGCCGAGTTGTTGCCCTGCTCTGACTTGATGGTCCAGTTTGAGGAGGCGGTATACTGGTACTGCTGGACTCCGGGTGAGTGGGATGGCAGGAGTGAACTCAGTGTTGGAAGCTGGTAGCTGATACCATGGCTCTGTGCAATGGGTGCTGGGTTGCAGGGAAGGATGGGAACTGGATGAGGGCCACGAGTAAAGGTCAAGTCTCTTTGCTGGGTTGAGGAGCCCAGTGGTGGACTGCTGGCTATTCTGAATCCACTGGCCTTTCTCTGCTGCTTGAGGGCGCGATCATGCTTGTACATGGGGCCAAACTTGTTCCTGCCACCTCGTATCCGATCTGCCCGAACAGCTGATGGGATGAGATTTGTTACGAGCAGTTGTTTATAAGCTGTCCTAATGGGCACATAACCCGTCAGATTGCTCATTCATGATGGTAAAACAACATTCACAATACATCTTTCATACTCCTCATCTTGAGGaacaactggaaaaaaaacctaGGATGTACACTTCTCAGCAAGTGAATGGTATAATTAGCCCATTTCCCAGAGTTGCCCTTTCCCACATGCAGGACACAACAGGAGATTGAAAAACTATGAAAATGAAAACCCACATTTCTACATGTTACAACGTGAAGCAAAGTGTCTTCACCTTAAGATATGTTTGTATTCTTCAGGTATCATGCACTATGATAGAACGGTGattcacacgctcacacactcgCTGTGAATTCCTGCCTTGCTCTGACTTATgcatcctctctcctcttccaccATCATGAACGATGCAACTTGAATGAagacgaggagagaggagactgaGAGCGAGGATACTCGGTTAAACTTGGATGTTAAAAGGAATCACATCCACACATTCTTGATTTTGCCCCAgttgtttttgtcatgattGTCATGATTTGAATATAAGATACACCCACCGTAACAAAACAATGGTCAGGTGATGCATACGTATGACAACTAGGCAACAAGGACTTGATTTCTTAAATGTGTGTGGCATTGTCTTCTCCCTTATTGCTTCTC encodes:
- the LOC119227079 gene encoding steroidogenic factor 1-like, which codes for MEFRHGAGVEEPCPVCGDKVSGYHYGLLTCESCKGFFKRTVQNNKKYTCAHSQSCRIDVSQRKRCPCCRFQKCLHVGMRLEAVRADRIRGGRNKFGPMYKHDRALKQQRKASGFRIASSPPLGSSTQQRDLTFTRGPHPVPILPCNPAPIAQSHGISYQLPTLSSLLPSHSPGVQQYQYTASSNWTIKSEQGNNSAAGFDSDELCSRHLPLRGLRMPQLVTEFVRSDPDELQLQKKITARLLQERTDCEKHGNPSNFGLMCLMADQTLFSIVEWARTSIFFKQLKVNDQMKLLHSCWSDLLLLDVISRQVLYGKEGSLLLVTGQEMDLSDVASNAGVAGLIQRGQELVEKLHIIKVDRQEFACIKFIILFNPDVKQLEDHQFIETVQEQAEGALLEYTLCTSSHLLGRFAHLLLCLSELRSLSSLAEEYLYCKHLGGEVPCNNLLIELLHAKLGMSTQGLCECPQHGGIKLC